Sequence from the Sphingomonas suaedae genome:
ATGCGTTTCACGCGATGCGGATGGACGCGGCGCTCGATCCCGAGCCGCTGTTCGATGGCGTTGCCGAGGCGATCGAGGCGCTGAGCGACACGGGATGGCTGCTTGGGGTTGCGACTGGCAAGTCGGATCGCGGGCTGGCGCTGATCCTGGAGCATCACGGCCTCACCCCCCGCTTCGTCACGCTCCAGACCGCCGACCGCCACCCCTCCAAGCCGCATCCCGCGATGCTGCACGCCGCGATCGCCGAGGCGGGCGGTGACCCAGCCGAGACGGTGATGATCGGCGACACCAGCTATGACATTGCGATGGCGGTGAATGCAGGCGCGCACGCCGTCGGGGTTGCATGGGGCTATCACGAAGCGCATGAATTGCACGCTGCCGGTGCGCGCCATGTCCTCGACCATGCCCGCGACCTGTCGGCGCTGCTGGAGGCCCTGTGAGCAACGATGTGAGCGACGATCCTGCCCGCGCGCGTTATTACATGATGGTCTCGTCACAGATCGTCGCGGTGGCAGGCGCGGTCTTCGGACTCGTCATCATGGGCAAGGCCGATTCCATGTGGATGCGCATCCTGGGCGCGGCGATCCTGATTTCGGGCCTCTATTGCATCGCCGTGGTGCCGCGCGCGCTCGCACGCCGCTGGCGCACGCCGCCGCCCGAGTAGGTAGATGAAACGATTCTGGAAGGACGTCGCGCTGGTTCCGGCGCAGGGCGGGCATGATCTGCAACTCGACGGGCGCCCGGTACGGACCCCCGGCCGCGCGCCGCTGACGCTGCCCAGCCCCGCGCTCGCCGAGGCGGTGGCGGAGGAGTGGCGCGCGGTGGGCGAGACGATCGATCCGCGGGCGATGCCACTCACCGGCCTCGCCAATGCGGCGATCGACCGGATCGCGCCCGATCCGCACGCCTTCGCCGCAGGCCTTTCCAAATATGGCGAGAGCGACCTGCTCTGCTATCGCGCGGAGCATCCGCTGGAACTGCAATTGCGCCAGGCGGCGAGCTGGGACCCGTTGCTCGCCTGGGCGAAGGATCGGCACGGCGCCGAATTGAAGGCGACCAGCGGCATCGTCCATGTGGCGCAATCGCCGGAGGCGATCGACCGTCTCGCGACCGCCGTCGCATCGCGTGCGCCGTTCGAGCTGGCGGGCCTGTCGCCCCTCGTAACGATCACCGGCTCGCTGGTCGTTGCGCTGGCCCTGCTCGACCGCGCAGCCGATCCCGAGGATGTCTGGTCCGCCGCCAATCTCGACGAGGACTGGCAGGTCGAGCATTGGGGCGAAGACGAACTCGCCCGCGCGGCCCGTGCCGCCCGCCGCGCCGACTATGACGCGGCGGTCCGGTTCCTGTCGTTGCTCTAGAACGGCATGACCCAAAGGGGATCTTCATTGCAAGCGCAGCGAAGCCACCAAGGGGGTCACGGGACGCACTGGGTTGCTTCGCTGCGCTCGCAACGACTGCTAGGTTAAGCTGACGTCATCGGAGTTCAGGCCGTCCCCCGGGCGAAGGCCGGGGTCCGGTTCCGAGAGGACTAAAGCGCGGGCCGACGTCTGTATCGCATCGGTACTGGGCCCCGGCCTTCGCCGGGGAACAGGGAGTTGCCGGTCAGATCGTCGAGTCCGGTTCGCCCGGTGCCATGCGCCCCTTCGGCAGCATCCAGGCGATCGCTGCCCCCGCCGCCAGCCACCCGGCAATCTCGCTGATCCACAGATAGACGAAATAGCCCGTCGGCGCGTGGTTGAAGATCGGCTGGCCCAGCTGGCTGTAGGCGGTGATCGCCACGGCGAACAGGCCGACCGCGGTGAGCCGCTGTGCAAAGGACATGCCGCCGGTCACCCGGCTGAGCGCGAACGCCAGCACCAGCGCGCAGACGATGCTCAGGATCAGCCCGCCGACCAGCGACCCGGTATCGGGCAGTGCATAGCCATTGGTGTTGAACAGGACGAGCGCGATCGGTCCCTCGCCATAAGCCTGGGTGCCGAGCGGCGTTCCGGGCCAGGGGATCGGATAGGCGCCGCTTCCGTTCGGCCCCAGATGCTGGGCCAGCACGGACTGGATCGCGACGCTGGCGCTGTCGCCTGCATTGCTGGTCGCCAGCATAGATAGCGGCGTGCCCCAGAAGATGAACCCGACGACCCACATCGCGATCCCGCCAAGCAGGCCGCCCATCAATATTCTCGGCATTTCGGCTCTCCCTTGTTTCGGCGCCAGCCTAACGCGTTACGGGAGCGGTGGCGAAGGGCAAATTGCCTATCGGGTCATCGGGTGGCGAGACCCATTTCGATCGCCTCTTCCTGCCGCTCGCGCACGAATCCGATCAGGCCGGGCTTGCGCGAGCGCTTCTCGCGTTCGGCCTTCAGGATCGTGTGAACCTTCTCGAAACACGCGTCGAGATCGTCGTTGACGACGACATAGTCATAGCCGTCCCAGTGCGACAGCTCGCGCTCCGCGCGCTTCATGCGATACTGGATCACGTCCTCGCTGTCGGTCGCGCGATCGCGCAGGCGCTTTTCCAACTCGGCCAGCGACGGCGGCACGATGAACACGCGCACGACATCGCCGCCCTCGAGCTGGAACAGCTGTTGCGCGCCCTGCCAGTCGACGTCGAACAATACGTCCTGCCCGGCGGCGAGCATCTTCTTCACCGGCTCGCGCGGGGTGCCGTAGCGATAGTTGAAGACGTGCGCCCATTCGAGAAATTCGTGGCGCGCGGCCAATTCCTTGAATTTCTCGGTCGTCACGAAATGATATTCGCGGCCGTCCTCTTCGCCCTCACGCATCGGGCGCGTGGTCGCGGAGACCGATACGCCCATGCCCGGCTCGCGCTCGAGCAACTTGCGCGCGATGGTGGACTTGCCCGCGCCCGAGGGGGAAGACAGGACGAAGAGCACGCCCCTGCGGTCGAATTCGAATTTGGAATCGCGATGCGCCATGCGCGCCATTGGCGCGGAGGCAGGCGTCACGTCAAGCGCGGGCGCTTTTTTCCGACCCGGCGCGGCCGGATCGGTTGCGGCACCAGCCCGCTCCCCCGCCCGGCCACCCATCGGCAGGATATTCTGAAATGGGTGGCCGGGCGGGGGAGCGGGCTGGTGCCGTTTCGCCGGAAGGCGAACTCAATAGCGGCGGCGGCGACCAGTAAGCAGCGACCACAGCAGGATCGCTCCGCCGATCACCCAGCCGAACGGGCCCATGCGGGTCAGCGCACGCTGGCCCATCGCCCCGATGATCGCCCCCTTCATCCCGTCACGCCCGTCGCGCCGATCGATGGCGCGGCCGAGCAGAGCGGCGAAGAGGGTACGGATCATGCCGCGCGCGCCTTCCAGCGGCGCGAGAGATAGCGCGCGCCGAGCGCGAAGGTCCCGATGACGATCGCGGCGGGGACGACGGTCTTCGCCACCTTCCACGTCGCGACACCGGCGAGCGCGCCGAGCGTGCCGCCCTCGCCATCGCTCTCATCGATCTTCTGGCCGATATAGCCTGCCACGAGTTCGCCGATCATCGTCCGAATTCCTTGTTGCCGGTGGCGAAATCGAAGACTTCGCCGATGCCGCGCAGCCCCGTCCAGAAGGCTGCGCCCGCGAATGCCGCTGCAATGCCGCCGAGCAGCGCCCCGATAACCGATGCGTCCATTAACCAACCTCCGCTTCGAGGTGGAAAAGCGCGAACGCTCAACCGGTTCCATCGCGGCGCGCGATCACACCATCTTTTCCGGGCGGACGAGCCGATCAAAGGTGTCGGCATCGACGAGACCGAGCGCAAGTCCCGCCTCGCGCAGCGTCGTTCCCTGCTCATGGGCGGTCTTGGCGATCTTGGCGGCATTGTCGTAACCGATCTCGGGCGCGAGCGCGGTGACCAGCATCAGCGAGCGGTCGACCAGCTCGGCGATGCGGCCCTCGTTCGCGGTCATGCCGTCGACGCAGCGTTCGGCGAAGCTCTCCATCCCGACGCTGAGCAGGTGGATCGAGCGCAACACGTTCGCGCCGATCAGCGGCATGAACACGTTGAGCTCGAAATGCCCCTGCATCCCGCCCACGGTCACCGCCTGGTGATTGCCGATCACCTGCGCGGCGACCATCGTCAGCGACTCGCATTGGGTCGGGTTGACCTTGCCCGGCATGATCGAACTGCCCGGCTCGTTGGCGGGAAGCGAGAGTTCGCCCAGGCCCGAGCGCGGGCCGGATCCGAGGAAGCGGATGTCGTTGGCGATCTTGTTGAGCGCCACCGCCAGCGTGTTGAGCGCGCCGGAAAAGAAGACGAGGCCGTCCTTGGCGGCGAGCTGTTCGAACGTATTGGGCGCAGGTTCGAACGCAGTGCCGGTGATGTCCGAAATGGCGGTCGCCATATCGTTTGCCCAGCCTTCGGGCGCATTGAGGCCCGTGCCGACCGCGGTGCCGCCGATGGCGAGCTTGCGCAGATTGCCGTTGAGTGCGCCTTCGATCCGCGCCTTGCAGCTGACCAGTTGCGCGGCATAGCCCGAAAATTCCTGGCCGAGCGTCAGCGGGGTCGCATCCTGCGTATGCGTGCGGCCGATCTTGACGATATGCTCCCACGCCTCCGCCTTCGCGATCAGCGCGCCGGTCAGCCGGTCGAGCGCCGGGACCAGCGCATCGCGCGTCGCCAGCACCGCCGCGACGTGAAGTGCGGTGGGAAAGCTGTCGTTCGACGACTGGCTCATATTGACGTGATCGTTGGGATGGACCGGCGACTTGCCGCCGCGCGTTCCCGCCAGCATCTCGTTGGCGCGGCCGGCGATCACCTCGTTGACGTTCATGTTGGTCTGCGTGCCGCTGCCGGTCTGCCAGATGACCAGCGGAAACTGGTCGTCGAGCTCGCCCGCCGCGACTTCTGCCGCCGCGGCCTCGATCGCGTCGGCGAGTTCGCCGTCGAGCCCGTGGCGCCGGTTCACCCGCGCCGCCGCCTGCTTGACGATCGCCTGCGCCCGCACGATCCCGATCGGCATCCGCTCGGTCGCGCCGAACGGGAAATTCTCGATGCTTCGCTGGGTCTGCGCGCCCCAATAGGCGTCGGCGGGAACCTCGATCGCGCCGATCGAGTCGGTTTCGGTACGGGTGTCAGTCATGCAGCCTCCATCATCCCCGCCAAAGCTGGGGTGCGAGCGCTGCGACGCAACCCTTATTTCTTGCGCTTGAAGTCCACCGCGACGACGTTCGACCCATCCTCGACCGGGGCGGCGACGGGGGGTTCGTCGTTTTCCGCCTCGTCATGCGGCTCGGGGCCGTCGGGGTCTTCGGCGGCCTGGAAGCGCAGCTCGAAATTGACCGCAGGGTCGTGGAATCCGGTGATTGCGGCGAAGGGAATCACCAGCAGCGACGGGATCTGGTTGAAGCTGAGACCCACGGAGAAGCGGTTGTCGTCGACCTTCAGGTCCCAGAACCGATGCTGGAGCACGATCGTCATCTCGTCCGGGAAGCGTTCGAGCAGCCGGTCGGGAATATCCACGCCGGGCGCGCGCGTCTTGAACGTGATGTAGAAATGGTGCGTGCCCGGCAGCGCGCCGGTCGCGGCGACCTGGTCGAGAACCCGGCCCACGACGGCGCGCAGCGCCTCCTGGACGATCTCGTCATAGGGAATCAAGCTGTCGGGTACATTGCCGGTCATGCCCCCTGACCTAACGACACCAGCGAGGTGGTCAAGATTTGTTGCGGGGCCGCCCAAGCGTTGCGATGATTGCACCCGCCCGCGCAGCCGCTATGGAGCGTGCCCATGCGCACCGCGACGATCAGCCGCAAGACGAGCGAAACCTCGGTCGATGTGACCGTCAATCTCGACGGCAGCGGCAGCTATGCGATCTCCACCGGGATCGGATTCTTCGACCATATGCTGGAGCAGCTTTCGCGCCATTCGCTGATCGACCTGGACGTCAAGACCGTCGGCGACCTGCATATCGACCAGCATCACACGGTCGAGGACACGGGGCTTGCGATCGGCGAGGCGGTGGCCAAGGCGCTGGGCGACAAGCGCGGGATCCGCCGCTACGCCGATGCGCTCAGCCCGATGGACGAGACGCTGACGCGCGTCGCACTCGATATTTCGGGACGGCCGTACCTGGTGTGGAAGACCGAGTTCAGCCAGAAGCGCCTCGGCGAGATGGATACCGAGATGTTCGAACACTGGTTCCACAGCTTCGCCCAGACTGCGGGCCTGACGCTGCATGTCGAGACGCTGTACGGCAGCAACAACCACCATATCGCGGAGGCCGCGTTCAAGGGCCTGGCCCGCGCGCTGCGTGAGGCGGTGGAGATCGACCCGCGTAAGGCAGATGCGATCCCGAGCACCAAGGGGACGCTGTAATGGCGCGGCTGGACGCGGCTCCGGTCTGCGTCATCACGTTGAGCTATGTCGCGCCGATCGAAGCGGTCGATGCGCAGATGGCGGCACATGTCGCCTGGCTGGAAGCCGGATTCGACGAAGGGCTGCTGCTGATCGCCGGGCGGCAGGTGCCGCGCACCGGCGGCGTCATCCTGTGCCGAGGCCGTCGCGCCGAGGTGGAGGCCTTTGCCGCGACCGACCCGTTCGTGAGTTCCGGCGTCGCGACCGCGAGCGTGACCGAGATCGCCGCGAGCTTCGCCGCCGACGCATTGGCGCCGCTGCTGTCATGACGATCGCGCTGATCGATTATGGCGCGGGCAATCTTCATTCGGTCCACAATGCGCTGAAAGCCGCGGGGGCGGTGGACATCGCCGTCACCGCCGATCCCGATGCGGTGGCCAAGGCCGACCGTATCGTCCTGCCCGGTGTCGGCGCGTTCGGCGCGTGCGCGGCCGGGCTGCGCGCGATCCCCGACATGGTGGATGCGATGGAGCGCCGCGTGCTGGAACAGGGCGCGCCATTTCTGGGCGTGTGCGTCGGGATGCAGTTGCTCGCCACGCGCGGCGAGGAACATGGCAGCCATGACGGGCTTGGCTGGATGGACGGGGTGGTGCGCGCGCTTCCCGCCACGCAGGTCCATGTCCCGCATATGGGGTGGAACGACGTCACCCCCCTTGCCCCGCATCCGTTGATCGAACCGGGCGAGGCCTATTTCCTGCACAGCTATGCTTATACCGGCAGCGGGGTGCTGGCGATTACCGAGCATGGCGGCCCCGTCACCGCCGCGATCGGGCGCGACAATATCCTGGGGGTGCAGTTCCACCCCGAAAAGAGCCAGCGCTACGGGCTGGCGCTTCTCCAGCGTTTTCTAGGATGGAAGCCGTGATCGTTTTCCCCGCCATCGACCTCAAGGCCGGACAGGTCGTCCGCCTCGCCGAGGGGGATATGACCCGCGCTACCGTCTATGGCGACGATCCCGCCGCGCAGGCCGCCTTGTTCGCGCAGGCGGGAGCCGACTGGCTGCATGTCGTCGATCTCGACGGAGCGTTCGCGGGGGAATCGATCAACGGCGTCGCGGTGGCGGCGATCGTCGATCGCTTTGCGGGCAGGATCCAGCTGGGCGGCGGCATCCGCAACCGCGCGTCGGTCGAGCGCTGGATCGAACTCGGCGTGACCCGCGTGGTGATCGGAACCGCCGCGCTGGAGGACCCCGATTTCGTGCGCGAGACCGCCGCCGCCCACCCCGGCCGCGTGGTCGTGGCGGTGGACGCCCGCGACGGCTTTGTCGCGACCAAGGGCTGGGCCGACGTCTCGACCGTCCCCGTCGCCGAACTGGGCCGCCGGTTCGAGGATGCCGGCGTCGCCGCGCTGCTGTTCACCGATGTCGGGCGCGACGGGCTGCTCAAGGGGTGCAATGTCGAGGCGACAGTGGCGCTGGCCGCCGAGGTACCGATTCCCGTGATCGCCAGCGGCGGCGTGGCGGGGATCGAGGACATCCACGCGCTGGTCGGCCAGCCGGGGATCGAGGGGGTGATTACCGGGCGGGCGCTGTACGATGGGCGGCTCGATCTGGCCGAGGCGCTGAGGGTGGCGGCGTGAGGATGGCTCTGCAATTCCTCCCCCAACGGGGGAGGGGGACCGCCGAAGGTGGTGGAGGGGCCGCCCCGCAGAGGGCGGAATTTTTTCCAGTGGCTCCCGGCCGTCTGCGCGGCCGCCCCTCCACCACCGCTGCGCGGCGGTCCCCCTCCCCCAGCGAGCTGGGGGAGGAATGATGACCGTCCGCGCGCGCGTCATTCCCTGTCTCGACGTCGCCGGGGGGCGGGTCGTGAAGGGCGTGAACTTCGTCGATCTGGTCGATGCCGGCGATCCGGTCGAGCAGGCGCGCGCCTATGACGCGGCGGGCGCCGACGAACTCTGTTTCCTCGACATCACCGCCAGCCACGAAGCGCGCGGAACGATCCTGGATGTCGTCCGCCGCACCGCCGAGGTGTGCTTCATGCCATTGACCGTCGGCGGCGGGGTGCGCAGCGTCGAGGATGCGCGCGCGCTGCTGCTCGCCGGGGCGGACAAGGTCGCGGTCAATTCCGCCGCGGTCGCCCGCCCCGAACTGGTTGCCGACATCGCGCAGAAGATGGGCAGCCAGTGCGTCGTCGCCTCGGTCGACGCGCGGCAGGTTGCGCCCGGCCGTTGGGAGGTATTCACCCATGGCGGGCGCAAGCCGACCGGGATCGACGCGGTCGAACACGCCCTCAACCTCGCCCGGCTGGGCGCGGGCGAGTTGCTCCTCACCTCGATGGACCGCGACGGCACGCGGGACGGCTATGATCTGGAACTGATCCGCACCATTGCCGATCAGGTCCGCGTGCCGGTGGTGGCATCGGGCGGGGTCGGCGGGCTGGACGATCTGGTCGCCGGGATCGTTGACGGCCACGCCAGCGCGGTGCTGGCGGCATCGATCTTCCATTTCGGCCAGGCCAGCATCGCCGATGCCCATCGCGCGCTGGCGGCAGCAGGAATTCCGGTTCGTACCGTCGGTTAACTTGACAGTTACCGGTTAGGGTGGCGCGGCGTTAACCTTCGCCTGCCCCCGTCTGCGGGCGGTCGCGACGGATGGCAGACTTCTTGCGTCCTTGTCCGACGACCACGGGAAAGGGAGACACCCATGATTCGCAACAGCCTTCGCTTCGCCGCGCTCGCCGCCGCCCTCGCCGCAGCGCCCGCGCTGGCCTATGACAAGCCGCCCAGCAGCTCGACGCCGCCGGGCTCGTCCTCAGGCGGTGGCAACGGATCGTCGGGCGGCAGCCCCACCTCGATCCCCGAACCCGCCGCGATCGGCCTGTTCGCGCTCGGCATCGCCGGCGCCGCGATTATGCGCCGCCGCCGCAAGGCCGAGGATTGAAGCTAAACGATTTAGCAGGGTTGCAGGGCTAGGCTGCGCGCATGTTCCGCGCCCTGCCCCTCCTCCTGCTGACCGCCGCCCCGGCGCTGGCCGCGCATAGCGGGGAGGTCAGCCGCCGGACGATGCCCGAATTGTCAGACCTGGCGCTCGCGGCGATGGCCGCGGGCGGCATCTGGCTCGCCCAGCGCGCAATGCGCCGCCGCGCCCGTGCGCGGCGCGAGGATTGACACACACGCCACGCTGACCGAGTGCGCAGCCATGGCCGACGATATCCTCGACACGCTCGAAGCCGTGATCCGCGACCGCCGCTCGGGCGACCCGGCGGCGTCCTATGTCGCGAAACTCACCGCCAAGGGTCGCGCCAAGATCGCGCAGAAACTCGGCGAGGAAGCGGTCGAGGCCGCCATCGCTGCGGTACAGGACGATCGCGCGGGGCTGACCGGCGAGGCCGCAGACCTGATCTTCCATCTGCTCGTCCTGCTCGCCGACATGGACCTGAGCCTCGACGATGTCCGCGCTGAGCTGGCGCGGCGCGAGGGCGTGTCCGGGATCGATGAAAAGGCGGGTCGGGCGGACTAACTCAACCCCGTCATCCCCGCGAAAGCGGGGACCCATCTCGTGCTGCCGCGTCAAACTGCACCGGTTCGAGCATGGAGAGTGCGGGAGATGGGTCCCCGCTTTCGCGGGGATGACGGGATCGGTATTGGGGTGTCAAAGGAGTCCTTTCATGCCCGTCGACGCCACGCAGCCCTATGACGACCAGAATATCTTCGCGAAGATCCTGCGCGGGGAAATTCCGTCGAAGCCCGTCTATGAGGACGAATTCGCGCTCGCCATTCCCGATATCAATCCGCAGGCGCCGACCCACATTCTGGTGCTTCCCAAGGGGGCCTATGTCTCATGGGACGATTTCACCGACAGGGCCAGCGACGCGGAGATCGCCGGGTTTGTCCGTGCCGTGGGCAAGGTCGCACGTTCCGCCGGGCTGGTCGCGCCGGGGTACCGCCTGCTCGCGAATACCGGCCCGCACGCCCATCAGACGATCGGGCATCTCCATGTCCATATCTTCGCCGGGCGCCCGCTCGGCCCGCTGCTGGTCGACCCGGCAACGGTCGATGCGATGATCGCGCGCGGCGATCCGATCGGGTGACGCAGGCAACGGGGCCAATCGTCGATCGATCCGTCCTGTAACTGGGGGATTGCACCGCCCGGTTTTGCGACTAGGCTCCGCGCTTTCGTATCTTCGGCGACCAAGGCCAAAGCCGCGCCGATCAAGGGGATGACTGCATGATTTTCGGTCGAGTGAAACCTCTCGACGCCATCTTGGCGACCGCGGAGAAAAAGTCTCTGCACCGCTCGCTTGGCGCTTTCCAGCTGATGCTGTTCGGCATCGGTTGCATCATCGGCACCGGCATTTTCGTGCTGACCGCCGCAGGCGCGCAAAAGGCAGGGCCAGGGTTGATGCTCGCCTTTGCCATTGCCGGGGCGATCTGCGTCGTCGCAGCGCTCTGCTATGCCGAGATCGCGGCGATGATCCCCGTAGCAGGTTCCGCCTATACCTATACCTATTCCGTCATGGGCGAATTGCTCGCCTGGACCGTCGGCTGGGCGCTGGTGCTGGAATATGCCGTGGCGGCAAGCGCCGTTTCGGTGGGATGGTCCGGCTATCTCAATGGCTTGATTACAGAGTTTACCGGCGTCGGGCTTCCTGCCTTCCTGGCCGGCGCGCCGCTGGCGTTGGGCGGGGTCGAGGGTGGCCTCATCAACCTGCCGGCGGTGTTCATCGCGCTGCTGGTCACCGGTTTGTTGATGATCGGCACGTCCGAAAGCGCCAAGGTCAACGCCGTGCTGGTTGCGATCAAGGTGACCGCATTGACCGCATTCATCATCCTGACCCTGCCCCAGGCGGAGATGGACAAGTTCAATCCCTTCCTGCCCGCAGGGGTGTTTGGCGGCCTTGGCACCGGGCTCGGCGCGGTCGGCGCGGCCGCAACGATCTTCTTCGCCTATGTCGGCTTCGACGCGGTTTCGACCGCCGCCGAGGAAACCAAGAACCCCCAGCGCAACGTGCCGATCGGCCTGATCGGCTCGCTGCTGTTCTGCACCGTCTTCTACATTCTCGTTGCGGCCGGCGCGATCGGAACGATCGGCGGACAGCCGATCATGGGGCCGAACGGAGTCCCCTTCCCCGCCGGTTCGGAAGAGCTGGCGCGTCAGTGCGCCACCTTCTCCGCCAACACCCTCCCGCTGGTCTGCTCGGACGAGGCGCTGGCGCATGTGCTGCGCCAGATCGGCTTCTCGGGCATCGGCAACCTGCTCGGCATCGCCGCCTTCGTCGCGCTGCCGTCGGTGATCCTCGTCCTGCTGTTCGCCCAGACGCGCATCTTCTTCGTGATGTCGCGCGACGGCCTGCTGCCCGAGGGGCTCTCGAAGATCCACCCGAAGTGGAAGACGCCCTATGTCGTCACCGCCATCACCGGCGTGGTCGTGGCCTTCGCTGCGGCGCTGCTCCCGGTCGGCAAGCTCGCCGACATTGCCAATGCCGGGACGCTGTTCGCGTTCATGATGGTGGCGATCGCGGTGATGATGCTGCGCAAGGTCGAACCCAACCGCAAGCGGGTGTTCCGCACCCCGGCACTGTGGTTCGTCGGCCCGGCGACGGTTGCTGGCTGTATCTTCCTGTTCGTCAACCTGCCGCTGGAAGCGATGCTGGTGCTGCCGATCTGGGGCGCAATCGGCCTGGTGATCTATTTTCTCTACGGCTATCGCAAGAGCCATCTCGGCCGCGGCATCGTCGTGGTGCACGAGAGCGAGGTTCAGGACATCGATCCCGGCATTCCCGGTGTGGACGACGAAGACCGCCGCTGATCGACCGCAATTCGCACGATAGCGGGGCCGGGAGCACATGCTTCCGGCCCCGTTTTGCTGCAAAGGCCTTGCGCCTGCCCCCCACTGCGCTAGCGTTCGGCAATTCGGGGATTTTCAGGGGGATTGCATGTCGGCGGCAGCAGAGGATGCGCAGGCCACGGTCGGACTGATCGACCATGTGACCAATGTTTCGGACTTCATCTGGGGCGGAAGCTGGAATGGCGAAGCGGTGTTGCCGCTCCCCCCCATGGTGCTGATCCTGTTCGGCGTCGGCCTGTATCTGATGATCGGACTGCGCTTCTACCCGATCGTCAAGCTGGGCTCGGCGCTGGGGGGCCTGTTCAAGAAATCGAGCGGCGGCGCGGGAGAGATCTCGCCCTTTGCCGCGCTGTCCACCGCGCTCTCGGGCCAGGTCGGCACCGGCAACCTTGCGGGCGTCGCGACCGCGATCACCCTTGGCGGCCCCGGCGCGATCTTCTGGATGTGGATCACGGCGCTGATCGGCATGGCGCTCGCCTTTGCCGAGGGCGCGCTGTCGATCCGCTTCCGCGAACAGGCCGAGGACGGCACCTATCGCGGCGGGCCGATGAGCTACATCTCCCACGGCCTGGGGCCGAAATGGAAATGGCTGGCGACGATCTTCTGCCTCGGCACGCTGTTCTCCGCGCTGGTCACGGGCAACGGCATCCAGGCGAACAGCTTCGCCGATTCGGTGACCGAGCTGACCGGCATGGAGGAATGGATCGGCGGGCTGATCGCCGCGGTCGCGGTGTTCGTTGTCATCATCGGCGGGATCAAGGCGATCGGCGCGGTGGCGGAGAAGGTCGTGCCGGTGATGGCGCTGACCTATATCGTGCTCGCGGTCATCGCGCTGGTGATGAACGCCGCCGACCTGCCCGAAACCTTCGGACGCATCTTTGCCGGCGCCTTCAACGCGCAGGCGGCTTCGGGCGGGTTCGTCGGCGCGGCTGTGATCCTCGCGATCCGGGCGGGCGTGGCACGCGGGCTGTTCTCGAACGAAGCGGGCCAGGGTTCGACCCCGATCGCGCACGCGGTCGCGCGGACCAACGATCCGGCATTGCAGGGCCGGTTCGCGATGATGGGTACGTTCATCGACACGATCGTGATCTGCACGATGACCGCGTTGGTGCTGCTGACCGTTCAAGGCGACTTCACCCATGCTGGCGCGGCGGTGGACCATGCCTGGCAGTCGGACCTCAACGGCTTTGCGATGACCTCGGGCGCGTTCG
This genomic interval carries:
- the hisF gene encoding imidazole glycerol phosphate synthase subunit HisF, with product MTVRARVIPCLDVAGGRVVKGVNFVDLVDAGDPVEQARAYDAAGADELCFLDITASHEARGTILDVVRRTAEVCFMPLTVGGGVRSVEDARALLLAGADKVAVNSAAVARPELVADIAQKMGSQCVVASVDARQVAPGRWEVFTHGGRKPTGIDAVEHALNLARLGAGELLLTSMDRDGTRDGYDLELIRTIADQVRVPVVASGGVGGLDDLVAGIVDGHASAVLAASIFHFGQASIADAHRALAAAGIPVRTVG
- a CDS encoding PEP-CTERM sorting domain-containing protein, whose translation is MIRNSLRFAALAAALAAAPALAYDKPPSSSTPPGSSSGGGNGSSGGSPTSIPEPAAIGLFALGIAGAAIMRRRRKAED
- a CDS encoding phosphoribosyl-ATP diphosphatase codes for the protein MADDILDTLEAVIRDRRSGDPAASYVAKLTAKGRAKIAQKLGEEAVEAAIAAVQDDRAGLTGEAADLIFHLLVLLADMDLSLDDVRAELARREGVSGIDEKAGRAD
- a CDS encoding HIT domain-containing protein, giving the protein MPVDATQPYDDQNIFAKILRGEIPSKPVYEDEFALAIPDINPQAPTHILVLPKGAYVSWDDFTDRASDAEIAGFVRAVGKVARSAGLVAPGYRLLANTGPHAHQTIGHLHVHIFAGRPLGPLLVDPATVDAMIARGDPIG
- a CDS encoding amino acid permease, whose protein sequence is MIFGRVKPLDAILATAEKKSLHRSLGAFQLMLFGIGCIIGTGIFVLTAAGAQKAGPGLMLAFAIAGAICVVAALCYAEIAAMIPVAGSAYTYTYSVMGELLAWTVGWALVLEYAVAASAVSVGWSGYLNGLITEFTGVGLPAFLAGAPLALGGVEGGLINLPAVFIALLVTGLLMIGTSESAKVNAVLVAIKVTALTAFIILTLPQAEMDKFNPFLPAGVFGGLGTGLGAVGAAATIFFAYVGFDAVSTAAEETKNPQRNVPIGLIGSLLFCTVFYILVAAGAIGTIGGQPIMGPNGVPFPAGSEELARQCATFSANTLPLVCSDEALAHVLRQIGFSGIGNLLGIAAFVALPSVILVLLFAQTRIFFVMSRDGLLPEGLSKIHPKWKTPYVVTAITGVVVAFAAALLPVGKLADIANAGTLFAFMMVAIAVMMLRKVEPNRKRVFRTPALWFVGPATVAGCIFLFVNLPLEAMLVLPIWGAIGLVIYFLYGYRKSHLGRGIVVVHESEVQDIDPGIPGVDDEDRR
- a CDS encoding alanine/glycine:cation symporter family protein; its protein translation is MSAAAEDAQATVGLIDHVTNVSDFIWGGSWNGEAVLPLPPMVLILFGVGLYLMIGLRFYPIVKLGSALGGLFKKSSGGAGEISPFAALSTALSGQVGTGNLAGVATAITLGGPGAIFWMWITALIGMALAFAEGALSIRFREQAEDGTYRGGPMSYISHGLGPKWKWLATIFCLGTLFSALVTGNGIQANSFADSVTELTGMEEWIGGLIAAVAVFVVIIGGIKAIGAVAEKVVPVMALTYIVLAVIALVMNAADLPETFGRIFAGAFNAQAASGGFVGAAVILAIRAGVARGLFSNEAGQGSTPIAHAVARTNDPALQGRFAMMGTFIDTIVICTMTALVLLTVQGDFTHAGAAVDHAWQSDLNGFAMTSGAFAAAFPFLIAGIPLGTLVASVALLLFVFTTLLTWSYYGERAITFIYDQVPGATARGEKVLHIAWRLLWCVVIFVASTVDLELIWRLGDISNAAMALPNLLALALLSGVVFKLAQGHRAAGKDHGRETPRELLDEPAE